In Methylomonas sp. ZR1, one DNA window encodes the following:
- the htpG gene encoding molecular chaperone HtpG, with the protein MTVEANKQTLGFQTEVKHLLHLMIHSLYSNKEIFLRELISNGSDAADKLRFEALANDSLYEGDSELKIRVDFDEAKKTITITDNGIGMTREEVQDHIGTIAKSGTKAFFERLTGDQAKDSELIGQFGVGFYSSFIVADKVTLTTRKAGAPASDGVRWESDGLGEYSIESVDKAGRGTEIVLHLKEGEDEFLSAWKLRSIIKKYSDHISLPIIMSKEIPAEKDEEGNETAPARVEDETVNSASALWTKSKDDITEEQYNEFYKHVGHDFQDPLAHVHSKVEGTNEYTLLLYVPGRAPFDLWDRDAKHGVKLYIKKVFITDDAEQLMPRYLRFIRGVIDTDSLPLNVSREILQQSKQINTIKGGAVKKVLGLLEDLAENDAEKYQKFWEQFGNVIKEGPIEDHKNKDRVAGLLRFSSTHTDDKTQNVSLADYVSRMKEGQEKIYFITADSFAAAKSSPHLEVFRKKGIEVLLLTDRIDEWLVSSLTEFDGKHMQSIAKGELDLDKFDTEEEKKHQEEVSKDFESVVKQLKDVLSDKVSEVKISHRLTDSPACLVTGAYDMSLHMERIMKEAGQAGGMFGMGGNSKPIFEINPDHAIVQALKNEQDDARFADISHILFDQAILSEGGQLDDPAAFVHKLNGLLQGLLK; encoded by the coding sequence ATGACTGTTGAAGCAAACAAACAAACCCTTGGTTTTCAAACCGAAGTAAAACATTTGCTGCACTTGATGATTCACTCCTTGTATAGCAACAAGGAAATCTTTTTGCGCGAGCTGATCTCCAACGGTTCCGACGCCGCCGACAAATTGCGCTTCGAAGCCTTGGCCAATGACAGCCTGTACGAAGGCGATAGCGAACTGAAAATCCGCGTCGATTTCGACGAAGCCAAAAAGACCATCACCATCACCGATAACGGCATCGGTATGACCCGCGAAGAAGTGCAGGACCACATCGGCACCATCGCCAAATCCGGCACCAAAGCCTTCTTCGAAAGGCTAACCGGCGATCAGGCCAAGGATAGCGAACTGATTGGCCAATTCGGCGTGGGCTTTTATTCATCGTTCATCGTCGCCGACAAAGTCACCTTGACCACCCGCAAAGCCGGCGCGCCAGCCAGCGACGGCGTGCGCTGGGAATCCGACGGTCTGGGCGAATACAGCATCGAATCGGTCGACAAAGCCGGCCGAGGCACCGAAATCGTCTTGCATTTAAAAGAAGGCGAAGACGAATTTTTAAGCGCCTGGAAACTGCGTTCGATCATCAAAAAATACTCCGACCACATCTCCCTGCCGATCATCATGAGCAAGGAAATCCCGGCAGAGAAAGACGAGGAAGGTAACGAAACCGCGCCAGCCCGCGTCGAAGACGAAACCGTCAACAGCGCCTCGGCCCTGTGGACCAAGTCCAAAGATGACATCACCGAAGAACAGTACAACGAGTTTTACAAACACGTCGGCCATGACTTCCAAGACCCATTGGCGCACGTCCACAGCAAAGTCGAAGGCACCAACGAATACACCTTGTTGCTTTACGTACCGGGCCGCGCGCCATTTGATTTGTGGGATCGCGACGCCAAACACGGCGTCAAGCTGTACATCAAAAAAGTGTTTATCACCGACGACGCCGAGCAATTGATGCCGCGCTATCTGCGCTTCATTCGCGGCGTGATCGACACCGACAGCCTGCCGCTGAACGTCTCACGGGAAATTCTGCAACAAAGCAAACAAATCAACACCATCAAAGGCGGTGCGGTTAAAAAGGTCTTGGGATTGTTGGAAGACCTGGCCGAAAACGACGCGGAGAAATACCAAAAATTCTGGGAGCAATTCGGTAACGTCATCAAAGAAGGCCCGATTGAAGACCACAAAAACAAGGACCGCGTTGCCGGCCTGTTGCGCTTCTCATCGACCCACACCGACGACAAAACCCAGAACGTGTCGCTGGCCGACTACGTCAGCCGGATGAAGGAAGGCCAGGAAAAAATCTACTTCATCACCGCCGACAGCTTCGCCGCCGCCAAAAGCAGCCCGCATTTGGAAGTGTTCCGCAAGAAAGGCATCGAAGTATTACTGCTGACCGACCGCATCGACGAATGGCTGGTGTCCAGCCTGACCGAATTCGACGGCAAGCACATGCAATCGATCGCCAAAGGCGAGCTGGACCTGGACAAATTCGATACTGAAGAAGAGAAAAAACACCAGGAAGAGGTCAGCAAGGACTTCGAATCGGTAGTCAAACAACTCAAAGACGTACTCAGCGACAAAGTCAGCGAAGTCAAAATCAGCCACCGTCTGACCGACTCACCGGCTTGCTTGGTGACCGGCGCCTACGACATGAGTTTGCACATGGAGCGGATCATGAAGGAAGCCGGCCAGGCCGGCGGCATGTTCGGCATGGGCGGCAACAGCAAGCCGATCTTCGAAATCAACCCGGACCACGCCATCGTCCAGGCCCTGAAAAACGAGCAGGACGACGCCCGTTTTGCCGACATCAGCCATATTTTGTTCGATCAAGCGATACTCAGCGAAGGCGGCCAGTTGGACGACCCGGCGGCGTTTGTGCATAAGTTGAATGGGTTGTTACAGGGGTTGTTGAAATAA
- a CDS encoding PIN domain-containing protein gives MDSADKKLRTNYILIDYENVQPSSFSITSDYPFKILLFVGANQNKIPIELAASMQAFGNNAQYIKVDGIGKNALDFHIAFYLGRLFELDTNGYFHIISKDTGFDTLIKHIRDKKGLIQRYTQINDISIIKSLTIKTLAERVSATTDFLINRGNAKPRKIETLKNAINAFFGRTLPNDAIDSIINELIKQKIVVNDNGKVHYKLADNS, from the coding sequence ATGGATTCTGCTGATAAAAAGCTAAGAACAAATTACATCTTAATTGACTATGAAAATGTTCAGCCATCATCATTCTCAATAACGTCCGATTATCCTTTTAAAATTCTACTCTTCGTGGGAGCTAATCAGAACAAAATACCTATTGAACTGGCTGCATCTATGCAAGCATTTGGTAATAACGCCCAATATATCAAAGTCGACGGCATTGGTAAAAATGCATTGGATTTTCATATTGCCTTTTATCTAGGAAGGCTATTTGAGCTAGACACCAACGGTTATTTCCACATTATTTCAAAAGACACTGGGTTCGATACGCTAATTAAGCATATTCGCGACAAAAAGGGACTCATTCAGAGGTATACTCAAATAAACGATATTTCAATAATAAAAAGCTTGACAATAAAAACCTTGGCCGAGAGAGTTTCTGCTACAACTGATTTTTTAATTAATAGAGGCAATGCAAAACCACGAAAAATCGAAACCTTAAAAAATGCTATCAACGCATTTTTTGGTAGAACATTACCAAATGACGCTATTGACAGCATTATTAATGAGTTAATAAAGCAAAAAATTGTCGTAAATGACAATGGTAAAGTGCATTACAAACTTGCAGACAACTCATAG
- a CDS encoding NAD(+) kinase — MPSPFQRIGIIGKCGDPGIAVTLNELFRYLKTRGHDIVVDSQSAELITGADINGVHIERLPELCDLIIAVGGDGTFLAAARAAADFETPLLGVNLGRLGFLVDISPEQLSTRLDKILAGEFKTEQRQLLSTHIIRDHEIIHQQTAVNEVVVHRWVTPSMIEIVTSIDGVYLNTQRSDGLIVATPTGSTAYSLSAGGPILHPALNALVLVPLNPHTLSNRPIVIDDNVVIEIRFSQTKQINALVTCDHMEIPDVRINDKIVIKKAAKPIKILHPADHDFFHTLRSKLNWSGYPA; from the coding sequence ATGCCAAGCCCCTTTCAGCGTATCGGTATCATCGGCAAATGCGGCGATCCCGGTATTGCCGTGACGCTGAACGAACTTTTCCGTTACCTAAAAACCCGTGGTCACGACATTGTCGTAGACAGCCAAAGTGCGGAGTTGATAACCGGCGCAGATATCAACGGCGTGCATATCGAGCGCCTGCCGGAATTGTGCGACTTGATTATCGCCGTGGGCGGCGACGGCACCTTTCTGGCCGCAGCCCGCGCCGCCGCTGATTTTGAAACGCCACTGCTGGGCGTTAATCTGGGTAGGCTGGGTTTTTTAGTGGATATTTCGCCGGAGCAGTTGTCCACCCGCCTGGATAAGATTTTGGCCGGGGAATTCAAGACCGAGCAGCGCCAGTTACTCAGCACCCATATCATCCGCGACCATGAAATCATCCACCAGCAAACGGCCGTCAATGAGGTGGTAGTGCATCGCTGGGTAACGCCGAGCATGATAGAAATCGTCACCAGCATTGATGGAGTGTATCTGAACACCCAGCGCTCGGACGGACTGATCGTCGCTACGCCGACCGGCTCTACCGCTTACTCGCTATCGGCCGGCGGCCCGATTCTGCATCCGGCTTTGAACGCGCTGGTATTGGTGCCATTGAACCCACATACCTTGTCTAATCGGCCCATCGTCATCGACGACAACGTGGTCATTGAAATCCGTTTCAGCCAGACCAAACAGATCAATGCCCTAGTCACTTGCGACCACATGGAGATTCCGGACGTGCGGATCAACGACAAAATCGTCATCAAAAAAGCCGCCAAACCGATTAAAATTTTGCATCCCGCGGATCACGATTTTTTCCATACCCTAAGAAGCAAACTCAACTGGAGCGGCTACCCCGCCTAA
- the recN gene encoding DNA repair protein RecN: MLLNLNIIDLAVVDALDLDLDPGMSVLTGETGAGKSILLTALGLALGDRADSGYVRPGSKRAEVNIEFDLSKAPLVKQWLIDNELDDDGQCMIRRTISDDGRSKAYINNRPVNLQTLQGLSRQLVEIHGQHAHLTLLDSEEQRRLLDGFAGNQALLDDLNTCYQNWKQAHKQLQQLLKAGSDQAEREELLRYQLEELQQLDLENFDYQALADEHHKLANLGKILGVGQQQLDILYDNDQQSVADMLGHVIHAINELAQYAGELNGVAELLSDAEIQIGEATQQLRRFLENQEADPQQLTWLENQIGVIQSLSRKHKIQPEELPELAARFATELDNLSHSSERIESLNADCERLLSQYRKLAGELSASRRQAGAELQQRISYAIKELGMPHGEFLVNLRTPEDAEPQRNGVDSIEFLVSTNPGLPAKPLAKVASGGELSRISLAIQVTTSTDKTTPTMIFDEVDSGIGGGIAEIVGQKLRRLSKNRQVLCVTHLPQVASQAHQHLFVAKNQKAAVTSSTVRRLSEDERVNEVARMLGGVTITENTLAHAREMLVSGGLASD; the protein is encoded by the coding sequence ATGCTGTTAAACCTGAATATTATCGACCTAGCCGTCGTCGACGCGCTGGACTTGGACTTGGACCCCGGCATGTCGGTATTGACCGGCGAAACCGGCGCCGGCAAATCGATTCTACTGACTGCTTTAGGATTAGCTTTGGGCGACCGCGCCGATTCCGGCTACGTGCGGCCGGGCAGCAAGCGCGCCGAAGTCAATATCGAATTTGATCTATCCAAAGCACCTTTGGTCAAACAATGGCTGATCGATAACGAACTGGACGACGACGGCCAGTGCATGATCCGCCGCACCATCAGCGACGACGGCCGTTCCAAGGCTTATATCAACAACCGCCCGGTCAATCTGCAAACCCTGCAAGGCTTGAGTCGGCAATTGGTGGAAATCCACGGCCAACACGCGCATTTGACCTTGCTGGACAGCGAAGAACAACGCCGGCTACTGGATGGCTTCGCCGGCAATCAAGCCTTGCTGGACGATCTGAATACCTGTTACCAAAACTGGAAGCAAGCGCATAAGCAATTACAGCAATTGTTAAAAGCCGGCAGTGATCAGGCGGAACGCGAGGAATTGCTGCGTTATCAACTAGAAGAATTGCAGCAATTGGATTTGGAAAACTTCGATTACCAAGCGCTGGCCGACGAACATCATAAGCTGGCCAACCTTGGCAAAATCCTCGGCGTCGGCCAACAGCAACTGGATATTTTGTACGACAACGATCAACAATCGGTGGCCGACATGCTGGGCCATGTGATTCATGCCATCAACGAACTGGCGCAATATGCCGGCGAGTTGAACGGTGTTGCCGAGTTATTGAGCGACGCGGAAATCCAGATCGGCGAAGCCACCCAGCAATTGCGCCGCTTCCTGGAAAATCAGGAAGCCGATCCGCAACAACTGACTTGGCTGGAAAACCAGATCGGCGTGATTCAATCGCTGAGCCGCAAGCATAAAATCCAGCCGGAAGAATTGCCGGAATTGGCCGCGCGCTTTGCCACAGAACTGGATAACCTCAGCCACAGCAGCGAACGTATCGAAAGCCTGAATGCCGATTGCGAGCGGCTATTAAGCCAGTACCGCAAATTGGCCGGCGAATTGTCCGCCAGTCGCCGCCAAGCGGGCGCGGAGTTGCAGCAACGCATTTCCTACGCCATCAAGGAATTGGGCATGCCGCACGGCGAGTTCCTCGTCAATCTCCGCACGCCGGAAGACGCAGAACCGCAACGCAACGGTGTGGACAGCATCGAGTTTTTAGTGAGCACCAACCCCGGTTTGCCGGCCAAGCCGCTAGCCAAAGTAGCATCCGGCGGCGAGTTATCGCGGATTAGCTTGGCAATCCAAGTCACTACCAGCACCGACAAAACCACACCGACCATGATTTTCGACGAGGTCGATTCCGGCATCGGCGGAGGCATCGCTGAGATCGTCGGCCAAAAGCTCCGGCGTTTGAGCAAGAACCGGCAGGTCTTATGCGTCACCCACTTGCCGCAAGTTGCCTCGCAAGCGCATCAGCATTTATTCGTCGCGAAGAATCAAAAAGCGGCGGTAACATCGTCCACGGTTCGCCGCCTCAGCGAAGACGAACGAGTCAACGAAGTGGCCCGCATGCTGGGCGGCGTAACGATTACCGAAAACACCTTGGCGCATGCGCGGGAGATGTTGGTATCGGGCGGCTTGGCTTCCGATTAA
- a CDS encoding DMT family transporter produces the protein MATTKSTAAFNRNRLFGFALATLAAIGFSGKAILVKLAYYQPVDAVTLLALRMLFSAPFFLIVAWRHAGQKDLRPLNRRDYLALLILGFLGYYLSSLFDFVGLQYISAGLERLILFLYPTLVVVLSALLLGKPFGRKEVVALVLSYAGIGVVFFDEINIQSEHLLLGAGFVFASTLTYSAYLIGTGETVVRIGASRFTAYAMLVACAATLLQFLLTHPPQALLLPMRVYQLSLLMAIFSTVLPVFMLSAAIKMIGSSHTSLIGSLGPVATLFMASYVLGEELTPAQIGGAALVMVGVLSLSWK, from the coding sequence ATGGCGACGACTAAATCCACCGCAGCATTCAACCGCAACCGTTTATTCGGCTTTGCCCTGGCCACCCTGGCGGCTATCGGTTTTTCCGGCAAAGCCATTTTGGTCAAACTGGCGTATTACCAGCCGGTGGATGCAGTGACGCTATTGGCCTTACGCATGCTGTTTTCCGCGCCGTTTTTTTTAATCGTTGCGTGGCGGCATGCCGGCCAGAAGGATCTGAGGCCATTAAACCGGCGAGATTATCTGGCTCTCTTGATATTGGGCTTTCTGGGTTACTACCTGTCCAGTTTGTTTGATTTTGTCGGCTTGCAATACATCTCCGCCGGCCTGGAGCGCTTGATTCTGTTTCTGTATCCGACCCTGGTCGTCGTGCTGTCGGCGTTGCTGTTGGGCAAACCGTTCGGCCGCAAGGAAGTCGTGGCGCTAGTGCTCAGTTACGCCGGCATCGGCGTGGTGTTTTTCGACGAAATCAATATTCAGTCTGAACATCTGTTGCTGGGAGCCGGCTTCGTGTTTGCCAGCACCTTGACTTACTCGGCTTATCTGATCGGCACCGGCGAAACGGTGGTCCGCATCGGTGCTTCCCGTTTTACCGCTTACGCGATGCTGGTGGCTTGCGCGGCGACGCTGCTGCAATTTTTACTCACCCATCCGCCGCAGGCTTTGCTGCTGCCGATGCGGGTATATCAATTGAGCTTGCTGATGGCGATTTTCTCGACGGTGCTGCCGGTGTTCATGCTGTCGGCAGCGATCAAGATGATAGGTTCCAGTCACACTTCGTTGATCGGCTCGCTGGGGCCGGTGGCAACCTTGTTTATGGCCAGTTATGTGTTGGGCGAAGAATTGACGCCCGCGCAGATAGGCGGGGCGGCGTTGGTGATGGTGGGAGTATTGAGTTTGTCGTGGAAGTGA
- a CDS encoding methyl-accepting chemotaxis protein translates to MNKNSTIQSKILLSIASVFLLLMFVSTLFMAERQKDMIQTLATDKARDIANSYFDGVNTLMLTGAMAQGEVLREKALSHGNVTEVRLIRGKQITDFYGPGKTEQRPLDNLDDRALTGESIIQPGNDKNGRLITVLEPIKASANFRGTNCLTCHTVSEGTVLGAVRVSFSLASLDAQINRDLVIASAISLVMFAGGLLLVNMLMRKIVVNPLVTMRDTVNAIAGQSDLRQRLQIDSGDEIGQVSESFNTMLANFAGSLGQVSSVSQQLASATNQISGVARQTSQAATQQRSETETVIQAIHELENSVQDVRGGATGAAQASVEADQEAAQGAATTKNAINGINELVNEIDRAAEVIKRLDQKSNGVGAVLDVIKGLAEQTNLLALNAAIEAARAGEQGRGFAVVADEVRTLATRSHKATEEIQSIIDQLQREAKDAVTVMNNAKNSAEQRREQVQSADQGLSAIAERVTQIRELNARMSQAADNQSRVAQHVGQSIANIGQLTERTAQDAAQTNAASNELVKLAAQLNELVSQFKR, encoded by the coding sequence ATGAACAAGAACTCCACAATCCAATCCAAAATATTGCTAAGTATCGCCAGTGTATTTTTGTTGCTGATGTTTGTCAGCACACTGTTCATGGCGGAAAGGCAAAAAGACATGATACAAACGCTGGCGACCGATAAAGCTCGGGATATTGCCAACAGCTACTTCGACGGCGTGAATACGCTAATGCTGACCGGCGCGATGGCGCAGGGTGAAGTATTGCGCGAAAAAGCCCTTTCGCATGGCAATGTCACGGAAGTGCGCTTAATTCGCGGCAAGCAGATTACCGATTTTTACGGTCCAGGCAAAACCGAGCAAAGACCCCTTGATAATCTGGACGATCGCGCGCTGACGGGTGAAAGCATCATTCAACCGGGTAATGACAAAAACGGACGTCTGATCACCGTGTTGGAGCCGATCAAGGCTAGCGCCAATTTTCGCGGCACGAATTGTCTGACTTGTCATACGGTGAGCGAGGGGACGGTGTTGGGGGCGGTGCGGGTGAGTTTTTCGTTGGCGAGTCTCGATGCGCAGATTAATCGCGATTTGGTGATTGCTTCGGCCATTTCCTTGGTGATGTTCGCCGGCGGCCTGTTGCTGGTCAACATGTTGATGCGCAAAATTGTAGTCAATCCACTAGTGACCATGCGCGACACGGTTAACGCTATCGCCGGACAGTCGGATTTACGCCAAAGGTTGCAAATTGATTCCGGCGACGAAATCGGCCAGGTCAGCGAGTCGTTTAATACCATGTTGGCAAATTTTGCCGGTAGCTTGGGGCAGGTGTCTTCGGTCAGCCAGCAATTGGCGTCCGCAACCAACCAAATATCCGGTGTGGCCCGGCAAACCTCACAAGCGGCCACGCAACAACGTAGCGAAACCGAGACGGTGATTCAAGCGATACACGAACTGGAAAATTCTGTGCAGGACGTGCGCGGCGGGGCGACCGGCGCGGCGCAAGCCTCCGTGGAAGCGGACCAGGAAGCCGCGCAAGGCGCGGCGACCACTAAAAATGCCATCAACGGCATCAATGAGCTGGTGAATGAAATCGACCGTGCCGCCGAAGTGATCAAACGCCTGGATCAAAAAAGTAACGGTGTCGGCGCGGTGTTGGATGTGATCAAAGGCCTGGCCGAGCAAACCAATCTGTTGGCCTTGAATGCCGCCATCGAAGCCGCCAGAGCCGGCGAGCAGGGGCGCGGGTTTGCGGTGGTGGCCGATGAAGTCCGCACCTTGGCTACACGTTCGCATAAGGCCACCGAAGAAATTCAAAGCATCATCGATCAATTGCAACGCGAAGCCAAAGACGCGGTGACGGTGATGAACAATGCCAAAAACAGCGCCGAGCAGCGCCGTGAACAAGTGCAAAGCGCCGACCAGGGTCTAAGTGCGATTGCCGAACGGGTGACGCAGATCCGCGAGTTGAACGCGCGGATGTCGCAAGCGGCCGATAATCAAAGCCGCGTTGCGCAGCACGTAGGGCAAAGTATTGCCAATATCGGCCAACTGACCGAACGCACCGCGCAGGATGCCGCGCAAACCAATGCCGCTAGTAACGAATTGGTGAAATTGGCCGCGCAATTGAATGAGTTGGTGAGTCAGTTTAAGCGATAG